A section of the Macadamia integrifolia cultivar HAES 741 chromosome 9, SCU_Mint_v3, whole genome shotgun sequence genome encodes:
- the LOC122090087 gene encoding zeatin O-glucosyltransferase-like, which yields MDHQQYVHDPLHLHCHHLHHHHHPLHLDQKGLTAQVPLPPSSPSPPPPPPPPRPPVMVVMVPFPAQGHLNQLLHFSRLIAAYNIPVHYVGSTTHNRQAKLRLHGWDPLSISNLHFHDFPLPPFLNPPPDPNASIKFPAHLQPAFDASLHLRKPISSLLHSLSLTSQRLVIIYDPLMAFAAQDVSSLPNGEAYAFHSVSAFAIVFYLWESLGRPIEIPIELSDLSLEGCSTTEFQAFIRSQYDLMSFNKGDLYNTCRAIEGRFMDMLGQRQWAIGPLNPVTLGSSGWRHKCLEWLDMQPRGSVLYLSFGTMTSMSHEQIAELAVGLERSRQRFIWVFRDADRGDIFAKENDMEVSKAQAHLPKGYEERIQGVGLGMIVRDWAPQLEILAHPSTGGFLSHCGWNSCMETISMGVPIAAWPMHSDQPRNPMLVTQVLRVGLVVREWAQRQKLVTRTTIKSAVKRLMASEEGDDIRRRAKELGVAVRQSVANGGTSRAELDSFISHISR from the coding sequence ATGGATCATCAACAATACGTCCATGATCCTCTTCACCTTCATTGTCATCAtctccatcaccaccaccatccaCTCCATTTAGATCAAAAGGGCTTAACAGCACAAGTACCTTTACCACCTTCAtcaccttctcctcctcctcctccgccGCCACCAAGACCACCAGTCATGGTGGTGATGGTACCTTTCCCAGCCCAAGGCCACCTCAACCAACTCCTCCACTTCTCCCGTCTCATAGCTGCCTACAACATTCCAGTGCACTACGTTGGCTCCACCACCCACAACCGTCAAGCCAAGCTACGTCTCCATGGTTGGGACCCTCTCTCCATCTCCAACCTCCACTTCCATGACTTCCCACTCCCACCATTCCTCAACCCTCCACCTGACCCCAACGCATCTATCAAGTTTCCAGCCCACCTCCAACCCGCATTTGACGCCTCACTGCACCTACGCAAGCCCATATCCTCTCTTCTCCACTCCCTCTCCCTCACCTCACAAAGACTAGTAATCATCTATGATCCTCTCATGGCCTTTGCTGCCCAAGATGTTTCTTCCCTCCCTAATGGTGAGGCCTACGCCTTCCACAGTGTCTCAGCCTTCGCTATTGTCTTCTACTTATGGGAGTCCCTCGGGAGACCCATTGAAATCCCAATTGAGCTCTCTGATCTCTCACTGGAGGGTTGCTCCACAACCGAGTTTCAAGCTTTCATTCGTAGTCAATATGATTTGATGAGCTTCAATAAGGGTGACCTCTACAACACATGCCGTGCAATTGAGGGTAGGTTCATGGACATGTTGGGCCAGAGGCAATGGGCTATTGGCCCATTAAATCCTGTCACCCTTGGAAGCTCCGGTTGGCGGCACAAGTGCTTGGAGTGGCTGGATATGCAGCCCAGGGGATCAGTATTGTACTTGTCGTTCGGAACCATGACATCAATGTCCCATGAGCAGATTGCCGAGCTCGCCGTTGGTCTTGAACGTAGCCGGCAACGCTTCATCTGGGTCTTCAGGGATGCTGATAGAGGAGACATATTTGCTAAAGAGAACGACATGGAAGTAAGTAAAGCCCAGGCCCACCTACCCAAAGGTTACGAGGAGAGGATACAAGGAGTGGGCTTGGGAATGATAGTGAGAGACTGGGCTCCACAGCTTGAGATCCTGGCCCACCCATCAACAGGTGGGTTCTTGAGTCACTGTGGGTGGAACTCATGCATGGAGACCATCAGCATGGGTGTGCCGATTGCGGCTTGGCCCATGCACTCGGATCAGCCCAGGAACCCAATGCTTGTAACCCAGGTGTTGAGAGTAGGCCTTGTTGTTCGAGAATGGGCTCAGCGACAAAAATTGGTGACTCGGACTACGATCAAGAGTGCTGTCAAGCGGTTGATGGCGTCGGAGGAAGGGGATGACATCAGACGTAGAGCTAAAGAGTTAGGGGTTGCGGTTCGCCAATCGGTGGCCAACGGTGGGACTTCTCGTGCCGAGTTGGACTCGTTCATCTCCCATATCTCTAGATAG
- the LOC122089011 gene encoding probable LRR receptor-like serine/threonine-protein kinase At3g47570, giving the protein MEGIFGNASAILVNGNDKLCGGIVELHLPTCTNHGFMKRKKSNTLRTILAIIGGVLGFLFISSFLTLYWIRKSKSKTPSTPLIGDPFLKLSYKELFQAIGGFSSANFIGSDNFGSVYKGIIDQDKTIVAIKVLNLQNPRVYKNFMAECEALRNILHRNLVNIITSCSSLDSKGKDFKALVYEFMPNGSLDDWLHPPTEAHGDSRNLSLLQRLNIAVDMASTINYLHYHCHASIVHCDLKPSNVLLDNDMTAHISDFDLAKLLLKPNNNLSKSQTSTIGIKGSISYAAPGSRSDVRIETITLKEGLQQAKSMNIDEQPGESNMYKGDST; this is encoded by the exons ATGGAAGGAATTTTTGGAAATGCAAGTGCAATATTGGTGAATGGAAATGATAAGCTTTGTGGGGGAATTGTGGAGTTACATCTGCCTACATGCACAAACCATGGATTTATGAAACGAAAAAAGTCCAATACTCTTAGAACAATTTTGGCGATCATTGGTGGGgttcttggttttcttttcaTATCTTCCTTTCTTACTCTTTATTggataagaaaatcaaaaagtaaaactccATCCACACCATTAATTGGTGACCCATTCTTAAAGCTTTCTTACAAAGAGCTCTTCCAAGCTATTGGAGGATTTTCTTCAGCTAATTTCATAGGTTCTGATAATTTTGGCTCTGTATATAAAGGGATTATCGACCAGGATAAAACAATTGTCGCAATCAAAGTACTCAACCTTCAAAATCCAAGAGTTTACAAGAACTTCATGGCTGAATGTGAAGCATTAAGAAATATTCTGCATCGAAATCTTGTCAATATTATAACTTCCTGTTCAAGTCTTGATTCAAAAGGCAAAGATTTCAAAGCCCTTGTTTATGAGTTCATGCCGAATGGGAGTCTGGATGATTGGTTGCATCCACCGACGGAGGCACATGGTGATTCAAGGAATTTAAGCCTTCTTCAAAGATTAAACATCGCAGTTGATATGGCTTCTACAATCAATTACCTTCATTACCACTGCCATGCTTCAATTGTTCATTGCGACTTGAAGCCAAGCAATGTTCTACTTGACAATGATATGACTGCACATATCAGTGATTTTGATTTGGCGAAGctacttttaaaacctaacAACAATTTATCGAAGTCTCAAACTAGTACCATTGGGATAAAAGGATCTATCAGCTACGCTGCTCCag GTTCAAGATCAGATGTAAGAATTGAAACTATAACTCTAAAAGAAGGATTGCAACAAGCCAAAAGCATGAATATTGATGAGCAACCAGGGGAGTCTAATATGTACAAAGGAGACAGTACGTGA